From Rhododendron vialii isolate Sample 1 chromosome 10a, ASM3025357v1, the proteins below share one genomic window:
- the LOC131303644 gene encoding putative glutamine amidotransferase GAT1_2.1 → MSTSDLSVILPRVLIVSRRSVRKNKFVDFVGEYHLDLIVSYGAVPVIVPRVSGVHMLLDSFEPIHGVLLCEGEDIDPSFYETETSSLSSEELEDIRKLHASDTTIDKEKDTIELRLAKLCLERNIPYMGICRGSQVLNVASGGTLYQDIGKELSSKLPDNQSVVHMDYENYDGHRHQVKVVENTPLEKWFKESLEGEEREIMVNSYHHQGVKRLAQRFVPMAFGPDGLVEGFYDPDAYNPGEGKFIMGLQFHPERMRKPDSDEFDYPGCPSAYQEFVKAVIAYQKRLNSSTRVPQSLKLDQKLERKREDIVRSFSVARNLYTGGSEVHPSKESELRAGAEFLESNTALSLQQEKRLKQMGATVRNASACMNRLKVNEDRANLARKVIEKMSVENVSDLVSFYHIMGKICSEVLERKLHGIVNELGP, encoded by the exons ATGTCAACATCTGATCTCTCGGTAATACTCCCTCGCGTCCTGATTGTTTCCAGACGAAGCGTTCGCAAGAACAAGTTCGTTGATTTCGTCG GTGAATACCATCTCGATCTCATAGTCAGCTACGGAGCCGTACCGGTCATCGTCCCCCGAGTGAGCGGAGTCCACATGCTCTTAGACAGCTTCGAGCCCATCCACGGTGTCCTCCTCTGCGAAGGCGAAGACATCGATCCATCATTTTACGAGACCGAAACCTCCAGTCTATCATCCGAAGAATTAGAAGACATACGAAAACTCCACGCAAGCGACACCACCATCGACAAAGAAAAGGACACAATCGAACTAAGACTGGCCAAACTGTGCCTAGAAAGAAACATACCCTACATGGGCATCTGCAGGGGGTCACAAGTCCTAAATGTGGCTTCCGGGGGTACCCTTTACCAGGACATAGGGAAAGAACTGTCTTCGAAATTGCCTGATAACCAGAGTGTGGTTCATATGGATTATGAGAACTACGACGGGCACAGGCATCAGGTGAAGGTCGTCGAAAACACCCCCTTGGAGAAATGGTTCAAGGAGTCTTTGGAAGGTGAGGAAAGGGAGATTATGGTAAATAGTTACCATCATCAGGGGGTTAAGAGATTGGCTCAGAGGTTTGTACCCATGGCTTTCGGGCCTGATGGGTTGGTGGAAGGTTTTTATGACCCGGATGCTTATAATCCGGGTGAAGGGAAGTTCATCATGGGGCTCCAATTTCATCCGGAGAGAATGAGAAAGCCCGATTCGGATGAGTTTGACTATCCGGGTTGTCCATCTGCTTATCAG GAATTTGTCAAGGCAGTGATTGCTTATCAGAAGAGGCTAAATAGCTCAACCAGAGTGCCACAATCTTTGAAGCTTGATCAAAAattggagaggaagagagaagacATTGTACGAAGTTTCTCTGTTGCTAGGAATTTATATACTGGTGGTAGTGAAGTGCACCCGTCGAAGGAATCTGAGCTTAGAGCAGGGGCAGAATTCCTTGAG TCAAACACAGCATTGAGCTTGCAACAAGAGAAGAGGCTGAAACAGATGGGGGCAACAGTGAGGAATGCATCTGCCTGCATGAACAGGCTGAAGGTGAATGAAGACAGAGCAAATTTAGCGAGGAAAGTGATCGAGAAAATGTCAGTGGAAAACGTATCTGATCTCGTGTCCTTTTACCACATCATGGGCAAAATCTGTTCAGAAGTTTTGGAGAGAAAGCTTCACGGGATTGTGAACGAACTTGGTCCTTAA
- the LOC131302837 gene encoding uncharacterized protein LOC131302837 produces the protein MLCRDRVITWHLPLAGEIKLNTDGSFYNPKKSGFGGVFRDSSGSWILGFYGKAESSSSLEAEIWALYRGLQIILDKGMSNVKIESDSSVAVQYLQQGTPPDNATSGAGVVGEQIKARVAMWIKAKFNIKVYTVEDFKEARRVAAGTNSSFSHIFRQANQTVDCLAHLGSQQEDDLIVTRNVPFAAREFVMADALGVGHLRV, from the exons ATGCTCTGCCGTGATCGTGTAATTACGTGGCATTTACCTTTGGCAGGTGAAATTAAGCTTAATACAGATGGAAGCTTTTACAATCCAAAAAAGTCTGGCTTTGGGGGAGTCTTCCGAGATAGCAGTGGCAGTTGGATCCTTGGATTCTATGGGAAGGCTGAGAGCAGTAGCAGTCTAGAAGCTGAAATCTGGGCGCTTTACAGAGGATTGCAGATTATCCTTGACAAAGGCATGTCTAATGTAAAGATTGAATCTGATTCCAGTGTCGCGGTTCAGTATCTCCAGCAAGGTACTCCTCCGGACAACGCCACATCAGGAGCTGGGGTTGTGGGCGAGCAGATTAAAGCTAGAGTTGCTATGTGGATAAAGGCAAAGTTCAACATTAAGGTGTACACGGTCGAGGActttaag GAAGCTAGAAGAGTCGCAGCTGGGACCAACTCCTCCTTCTCCCACATATTCCGTCAAGCCAACCAGACAGTGGATTGTCTGGCACACCTTGGTTCTCAACAAGAGGATGACCTTATTGTTACTAGGAATGTTCCCTTCGCGGCAAGGGAATTCGTTATGGCAGATGCCCTTGGTGTGGGGCATCTTAGAGTTTAG
- the LOC131303647 gene encoding non-specific lipid-transfer protein 2-like, with amino-acid sequence MKKGYSCASLLCALVVVLAVLAEAQVTEAVTCSPLELRPCLGALTSSQPPTADCCDKLREQKPCLCGYIKNPNLGQFVNSPNARRVASTCGVPYPTC; translated from the coding sequence ATGAAGAAAGGGTACTCTTGTGCTTCACTACTGTGTGCTCTGGTTGTGGTGTTGGCGGTGCTAGCGGAAGCACAGGTAACTGAGGCGGTGACGTGCAGCCCCTTGGAACTGAGGCCATGTCTTGGCGCACTCACGTCGTCGCAGCCGCCAACAGCAGATTGCTGTGACAAGCTGAGGGAGCAGAAGCCTTGCCTCTGTGGGTACATCAAGAACCCTAACCTCGGCCAGTTTGTCAACTCTCCCAACGCCAGGAGGGTTGCCTCCACTTGTGGTGTCCCTTACCCAACTTGCTAG